In Chrysiogenia bacterium, a single genomic region encodes these proteins:
- a CDS encoding DUF4175 family protein, which produces MMDWLEKPLRRVRQLVLLQNLSDLALLLSASCALGLLAIGWSGVLWLSLPVWAALLGLTIWGGVSLSRSAEPDVEVAKRIERRFPQLDTSLVNAVSFAPSGPGGAEDLDAAFKAWEVERARNLMGGVEPRRAVGWKQTGRIAAATGIICAVVAISAVISPERFSAALSALVRPGAQLALLLEAIRSGGSGSGRDLLADISVEVQYPAYTGLAPQRIVGGDGTVSAMPGSTVKISARALESIDEASFELFTGENALQMETPTLSLQAEVTGNRVVAARFTADEPGSYRFSLDEDPTRAYAIQIVEDVYPQVTLVEPASELEVRPEDRVDVVYNATDDFGLSYIDLVAEMPSGETRRRLFEPGATETGKEGDYTLDLATLDLSEEDGEITLYIEAADNDTVKGPKISRSGRIILALRSADKIHQALLADQERLMQGMVVWLADALEPFPVSAKTTGEKLGKSYGELSGSATRVIEAFPELMARMREDEYADYNVYIAIEKMYRELGTLRGNLLGWAGKQGLDAEPFTGPVSAVAAPLSDLVKSHEEPLEHDIYFLDQLIYKQRMDDALRSEEDILDAKERLAELLEQYKQTQDPELREKILKEMKKLREQIAKALSKMSQLYREMPDEFINPELRDQTSEENMADLSEKMDRALESGDLDAALEDFESFLSQVDQMMSGMRENFGEFNNSAFMKGMQGVMEAESEAAKLAEEQQRILEKTQKIQEEAQSEADREKMKELVGEVREHLENAASASGSARKIEEERQRFRREAVANPPAGATPQEKMAVQKASQTLDRYRLPTTLEGLERQIDQAQLSLDRTEFESVVADIQRALQRLENVERSMEQADKGAPEKLTKEEPRSDDALTQARSELEKAMAKFMKAQQEQQPKLSEQAQQQLKQLQAEQEQLQQRAEELGEKMEQLSEESPMVSSQPGSTLQQAARSMQQAGERLGQGEPAGAIPGEARAQSQLQQAAEQLGQMRQRMQQAGSGMPSPMPFGMQPMGRTGVNGMQSNPREEVEVPEGDERVPAEFREDIIKSMKEAAPDEYKPLNDEYYRKLIR; this is translated from the coding sequence ATGATGGACTGGCTTGAAAAACCTCTGAGGCGCGTTCGGCAGCTCGTTCTGCTCCAGAACCTGAGCGATCTGGCCCTCCTGCTCAGCGCTAGCTGCGCGCTGGGATTGCTGGCGATCGGCTGGAGCGGTGTGCTGTGGCTGTCGCTGCCGGTTTGGGCGGCGCTGCTGGGGCTCACCATTTGGGGCGGCGTAAGCCTCTCTCGCTCGGCCGAGCCCGATGTCGAAGTGGCCAAGCGCATCGAGCGCCGCTTCCCGCAGCTCGATACCAGCCTGGTCAACGCCGTGAGTTTCGCCCCCTCGGGGCCCGGCGGGGCCGAGGACCTCGATGCCGCCTTCAAGGCCTGGGAGGTCGAGCGCGCCCGCAATCTGATGGGCGGCGTGGAACCGCGCCGGGCCGTGGGCTGGAAGCAGACGGGCCGCATTGCCGCGGCGACCGGAATCATCTGCGCCGTGGTGGCGATCAGTGCCGTGATCTCTCCCGAGCGATTCTCCGCCGCGCTCTCGGCTCTGGTGCGCCCGGGCGCGCAGCTTGCCCTCCTTCTCGAAGCCATCCGCTCAGGCGGCAGCGGAAGCGGGCGCGACCTGCTGGCCGACATCTCCGTCGAAGTGCAGTACCCGGCCTACACGGGCCTTGCTCCCCAGCGCATCGTGGGCGGCGATGGCACGGTCTCGGCAATGCCCGGCTCCACGGTGAAGATCTCGGCGCGCGCGCTCGAATCCATCGACGAAGCCTCCTTCGAGCTCTTTACCGGCGAGAACGCCCTCCAGATGGAGACCCCGACCCTTTCGCTGCAGGCCGAAGTGACCGGCAACCGCGTAGTGGCCGCGCGCTTTACCGCCGATGAGCCCGGCAGCTACCGCTTTTCCCTGGATGAAGATCCCACACGCGCCTACGCCATCCAGATCGTCGAGGACGTCTACCCGCAGGTGACGCTTGTCGAACCGGCCAGCGAGCTCGAGGTGCGCCCCGAGGACCGGGTGGACGTGGTCTACAACGCCACCGATGACTTCGGCCTTTCCTACATCGATCTGGTAGCCGAGATGCCCAGCGGGGAGACGCGCCGCCGGCTCTTTGAGCCCGGCGCCACCGAGACGGGCAAGGAGGGCGACTACACCCTCGATCTGGCGACGCTCGACCTCTCCGAAGAAGACGGGGAGATCACCCTCTATATAGAAGCCGCCGACAACGACACGGTGAAGGGGCCGAAGATCAGCCGTTCGGGCCGGATCATTCTGGCGCTGCGCTCGGCCGACAAGATCCACCAGGCGCTGCTTGCCGACCAGGAACGCCTGATGCAGGGCATGGTGGTCTGGCTGGCCGATGCGCTCGAACCCTTTCCCGTGAGTGCGAAGACCACGGGCGAGAAGCTGGGCAAGTCCTACGGCGAGCTCAGCGGCTCGGCCACTCGCGTGATCGAGGCCTTCCCCGAGCTGATGGCCCGCATGCGTGAGGACGAATACGCCGACTACAACGTCTACATCGCCATCGAGAAGATGTACCGCGAGCTTGGTACGTTGCGTGGCAACCTGCTGGGGTGGGCGGGCAAGCAGGGCCTTGACGCCGAGCCCTTTACCGGCCCGGTTTCGGCCGTGGCGGCGCCGCTCTCGGATTTGGTGAAGAGCCACGAAGAGCCGCTTGAACACGATATCTATTTCCTCGACCAGCTCATCTACAAGCAGCGCATGGACGACGCCCTTCGCAGCGAGGAAGACATCCTCGATGCCAAGGAGCGACTTGCCGAGCTGCTGGAGCAGTACAAGCAGACCCAGGACCCCGAGCTGCGCGAGAAGATCCTCAAGGAAATGAAGAAACTGCGCGAGCAGATCGCCAAGGCGCTCTCGAAGATGTCCCAGCTCTACCGGGAGATGCCCGACGAGTTCATCAATCCCGAGCTGCGCGACCAGACGAGCGAAGAGAACATGGCCGATCTTTCCGAGAAGATGGACCGTGCGCTCGAGAGCGGAGATCTCGACGCAGCGCTCGAAGACTTCGAGTCCTTCCTCTCCCAGGTCGATCAGATGATGTCGGGGATGCGCGAGAACTTCGGAGAGTTCAACAACTCGGCCTTTATGAAGGGGATGCAGGGAGTGATGGAGGCCGAATCTGAGGCCGCCAAGCTGGCTGAGGAACAGCAGCGCATCCTCGAAAAAACACAGAAGATTCAGGAAGAGGCCCAGAGCGAGGCCGACCGCGAGAAAATGAAGGAGCTGGTGGGCGAAGTGCGCGAGCACCTTGAAAATGCCGCCAGTGCCAGCGGGAGCGCGCGCAAGATCGAAGAAGAGCGCCAGCGTTTTCGCCGCGAAGCGGTCGCCAATCCGCCGGCGGGCGCGACGCCGCAGGAGAAGATGGCAGTCCAGAAGGCGTCCCAGACGCTCGATCGCTACCGCCTGCCGACGACCCTGGAGGGGCTCGAGCGCCAGATCGATCAGGCCCAGCTCAGTCTCGACCGCACGGAGTTTGAATCCGTCGTCGCCGATATCCAGCGCGCGCTGCAGCGCCTGGAGAACGTCGAGCGCAGCATGGAGCAGGCCGACAAGGGCGCTCCCGAGAAACTCACGAAGGAAGAACCCCGTTCGGACGATGCGCTCACCCAGGCGCGCAGCGAGCTGGAAAAGGCCATGGCGAAGTTCATGAAGGCCCAGCAGGAGCAGCAGCCCAAACTCTCCGAACAGGCGCAGCAGCAACTCAAGCAGCTCCAGGCCGAGCAGGAGCAGCTCCAGCAGCGCGCCGAGGAACTGGGCGAGAAGATGGAGCAGCTCTCGGAAGAATCGCCGATGGTCAGTTCCCAGCCGGGTTCGACGCTCCAGCAAGCGGCCCGCTCGATGCAGCAGGCCGGCGAGCGCCTGGGGCAGGGCGAGCCCGCCGGCGCCATTCCCGGTGAGGCGCGCGCGCAGTCGCAGCTCCAGCAGGCGGCTGAGCAACTTGGACAGATGCGCCAACGAATGCAGCAAGCGGGAAGCGGGATGCCCTCACCGATGCCGTTTGGCATGCAGCCCATGGGGCGTACCGGCGTCAACGGGATGCAGTCCAATCCCCGCGAAGAGGTGGAAGTGCCCGAGGGCGATGAGCGCGTTCCCGCCGAGTTCCGCGAGGACATCATCAAGAGCATGAAGGAAGCGGCCCCGGACGAGTACAAGCCGCTCAATGACGAATATTACCGCAAGCTGATCCGCTGA
- a CDS encoding efflux RND transporter periplasmic adaptor subunit, with protein sequence MANLRGMLPAAAALCLLALGACGGGQGGGGFGEMPPVAVETIELQPRVFPRIITAVGSLASPQSTLVSAEIPGRIDQLDIPEGQRVDKGHLLARIEDSETKAKVSVARARYDNAKDRLARLRSLRSERVIAQQDLDDALAELRAAEGELEAAKTLQNKTEIRAPFTGIVGLRQVSPGAYINLGTPIVKLTQLDPLDLIFSVPEKFATEVAVGQKVHGTTSGCGETFEGTVSVVEPFVDPVNRVINLQASVSNEAGKLRPGMSISVRLEIEQVNDALLIPAEAVIQQGRSRSVFTVSEDGTPVSHEVRLGYIGPKFVQVIEGLSAGDVVVTAGHQKLRPGAKAAPQPREDVVNDKFDLGISGAEDACSL encoded by the coding sequence TTGGCCAACCTGCGCGGGATGCTCCCCGCGGCGGCGGCGCTGTGCCTGCTCGCGCTTGGCGCATGCGGCGGCGGGCAGGGCGGTGGCGGCTTTGGAGAGATGCCCCCTGTTGCAGTTGAAACCATCGAACTCCAGCCGCGGGTTTTCCCGCGGATCATCACGGCGGTGGGCTCGCTGGCCAGCCCCCAGAGCACGCTCGTATCCGCAGAGATTCCCGGGCGTATCGACCAGCTCGACATTCCCGAAGGGCAGCGCGTGGATAAGGGCCACCTGCTTGCGCGCATCGAGGACAGTGAGACGAAGGCCAAGGTTTCGGTGGCCCGTGCCCGCTACGACAATGCCAAAGACCGCCTGGCGCGCCTTCGCTCGCTGCGCAGCGAGCGGGTGATTGCCCAGCAGGATCTCGACGACGCGCTGGCCGAGCTGCGCGCCGCCGAGGGCGAGCTCGAAGCGGCCAAAACCCTCCAGAACAAGACCGAAATCCGCGCGCCCTTTACCGGGATCGTAGGTCTGCGGCAGGTAAGCCCCGGCGCCTACATCAACCTGGGCACCCCCATTGTGAAGCTCACGCAGCTCGACCCGCTCGATCTGATCTTCAGCGTGCCGGAGAAGTTCGCCACGGAAGTGGCAGTTGGCCAGAAGGTGCACGGAACGACCTCGGGCTGCGGCGAGACTTTCGAGGGCACGGTGAGCGTGGTCGAGCCCTTCGTCGATCCGGTCAATCGCGTGATCAACCTGCAGGCCAGCGTCAGCAATGAGGCCGGGAAGCTCCGCCCGGGCATGAGCATTTCGGTGCGCCTGGAGATCGAGCAGGTAAATGATGCGCTGCTCATTCCCGCCGAGGCGGTGATTCAGCAGGGCCGCTCGCGCTCGGTCTTCACCGTGAGCGAGGACGGCACGCCGGTCAGCCACGAAGTGCGTCTCGGCTACATCGGTCCGAAGTTCGTGCAGGTGATCGAGGGCCTCTCCGCAGGCGACGTCGTTGTGACCGCCGGCCACCAGAAGCTCCGTCCGGGCGCGAAGGCCGCGCCCCAGCCCCGCGAGGACGTCGTCAACGACAAGTTCGATCTGGGCATTTCCGGCGCAGAAGACGCCTGCAGTCTCTAA
- a CDS encoding efflux RND transporter permease subunit, whose amino-acid sequence MVLSDVSIKRPVFATVMSLLIVLVGLRSFGLLPVREYPDVDNPVVSVSVDYVGATAETIESTIIEPLEQALNGIDDIRNIDSTAAYGNGRVSVEFNPNRDIDEAATDVNNAVQAALGKLPEDAERPVIRKASSGSRALMWLAVRGDGYSPPELTDIADRIVKTPLQVLPGIANIIIGGQRKYAMRIWLDPDKMAARGVDPRDVRNTILANNLQLPAGVIEGAARKFTVLADAQIADPHVFQDLVIRRDADQVIRIRDIAEVELGADNYNTITRYKGRPVVGIGVVKTSVANELAVSDVVRASLPTIRKDLPPGVQIDVAVDGSLFVRESLREVWITLAIAGILVVLVNWFFLRSIAATIIPSITIPVAVIGTFTVMQAAGFSLNVLTLLGLVLAIGLLVDDAIVVLENIYRHQELGEKPLPAAIRGAKEVGFPVLATTVALIAVLLPLSILPGNTGRLFREFSLTVAISVAISTFVALTLVPMMCARFLKHSKSHGKIYLAIERLLDWAQGHYERALRWSVGHTRAIYIFLLVNVLASVGLFMVLPKTLVPTEDRGSFLTIAKAPRGSTLAYTNVTVEKLQAEVAKIPEVEGYFAAIGLAIGGAPKTSEGFMYTRLVPWRERSVKQQDIVASLFPSFLSMPGALAFPINLPSLGQSRQSDLDFILKSSLATLPEFVDVVEEVSARAREIPHPGGNGPALVNLDTDLEVDNPQLEVRFDRDAAADLGLSVRDVLEAMQIALSEGRTNDFILRNKQYDVIPALAPRFRSAPDHIDRIHLRAANGRMVPLSAVVRVVPTVAPAELHHYDLQRSATVTANLAPGATLGYVLDEMDKIAAEVLPKGFSTSLSGASREFRESSAALYLTFAFALLFIYLILSAQFESFIHPMTILFSVPMAVLGALATLVILYYGGGLIGMDTTPFSMNLYSQIGMVLLIGLVTKNSILLVDYANQARAHGKDMLEAIIGAGLTRFRPILMTAVTSILGSLPLAIATGAGGESRRPIGAAVVGGLTFSTIFTLMVIPVVYRLLVELAERFGINTVPPAIELGEFEELPSESSEAPDAGEETATDSGKLE is encoded by the coding sequence ATGGTTCTCTCTGACGTTTCGATCAAACGCCCGGTCTTTGCCACCGTGATGAGCTTGCTCATCGTGCTGGTGGGCCTGCGCTCGTTCGGTCTGCTGCCGGTGCGCGAGTATCCCGACGTGGACAACCCGGTTGTCTCCGTGAGTGTCGACTACGTGGGCGCTACGGCCGAGACCATCGAGTCCACGATTATCGAGCCGCTCGAGCAGGCTCTCAACGGCATCGACGACATCCGCAACATCGACTCGACCGCCGCCTACGGCAACGGCCGTGTCAGCGTGGAGTTCAATCCCAACCGCGACATCGACGAGGCTGCCACGGACGTGAACAACGCCGTGCAGGCGGCGCTGGGCAAGCTGCCCGAAGATGCCGAGCGTCCGGTCATCCGCAAGGCCTCTTCGGGCTCGCGCGCGCTCATGTGGCTCGCGGTGCGCGGTGACGGCTACAGCCCGCCCGAGCTCACCGACATTGCCGACCGCATCGTGAAGACGCCGCTGCAGGTGCTTCCGGGCATTGCGAACATCATCATCGGCGGCCAGCGCAAGTATGCCATGCGCATCTGGCTCGATCCCGACAAGATGGCCGCTCGCGGCGTGGATCCGCGCGATGTGCGCAACACGATCCTGGCCAACAACCTCCAGCTCCCCGCCGGGGTAATCGAGGGCGCGGCCCGCAAGTTCACGGTGCTGGCAGACGCGCAGATCGCCGATCCCCACGTCTTCCAGGATCTTGTCATCCGTCGCGACGCCGATCAGGTAATTCGCATCCGCGACATTGCCGAGGTCGAACTGGGCGCCGACAACTACAACACGATCACCCGCTACAAGGGCCGCCCCGTGGTGGGCATCGGCGTGGTGAAGACCTCCGTTGCGAATGAGCTGGCGGTCAGCGACGTCGTGCGCGCTTCGCTTCCCACCATTCGCAAGGACCTGCCGCCGGGGGTGCAGATCGACGTTGCCGTGGATGGTTCGCTCTTCGTGCGCGAGTCGTTGCGCGAGGTGTGGATCACGCTGGCCATTGCCGGCATCCTGGTGGTGCTGGTCAACTGGTTCTTCCTGCGCTCGATTGCGGCGACGATCATTCCCTCCATCACGATTCCGGTTGCGGTCATTGGGACCTTCACGGTGATGCAGGCCGCCGGCTTCTCACTCAACGTGCTTACGCTGCTTGGGCTGGTGCTGGCCATCGGGCTTCTGGTGGACGACGCCATCGTTGTGCTCGAAAATATCTACCGCCATCAGGAACTGGGCGAGAAACCGCTTCCGGCCGCCATTCGCGGTGCCAAGGAAGTGGGTTTCCCGGTGCTGGCGACGACGGTGGCGCTCATCGCGGTGCTGCTGCCGCTCTCGATCCTTCCTGGAAATACCGGGCGCCTCTTTCGGGAGTTCTCGCTCACCGTGGCAATTTCGGTGGCGATCTCGACCTTCGTCGCGCTGACGCTCGTTCCCATGATGTGCGCGAGATTTCTCAAACACTCGAAATCCCACGGCAAAATCTATCTGGCCATCGAGCGCCTGCTCGACTGGGCGCAGGGGCACTACGAGCGCGCGCTGCGCTGGTCGGTGGGGCATACGCGGGCGATCTACATCTTCCTGTTGGTCAACGTGCTGGCCAGCGTGGGGCTCTTTATGGTTCTGCCCAAGACGCTCGTGCCGACCGAAGACCGCGGCTCGTTCCTGACCATTGCGAAGGCCCCGCGCGGTTCGACCCTGGCCTATACGAATGTCACCGTGGAGAAACTGCAGGCGGAGGTCGCCAAGATTCCGGAGGTGGAGGGCTACTTCGCCGCCATCGGCCTGGCCATCGGCGGCGCGCCAAAGACTTCCGAGGGCTTCATGTACACGCGGCTGGTGCCCTGGCGTGAGCGCTCGGTCAAGCAGCAGGACATCGTGGCCTCGCTATTCCCCAGTTTTCTGAGCATGCCCGGTGCGCTGGCATTTCCGATCAACCTGCCCTCGCTGGGGCAGAGCCGCCAGTCCGATCTCGATTTCATTCTCAAGAGTTCGCTGGCCACGCTGCCGGAATTTGTGGATGTGGTCGAGGAGGTCTCGGCGCGCGCACGGGAGATCCCTCACCCGGGCGGCAATGGCCCGGCGCTGGTCAATCTCGATACCGATCTCGAAGTGGACAACCCGCAGCTCGAAGTACGTTTCGATCGCGATGCGGCTGCCGATCTCGGGCTCAGCGTGCGCGACGTGCTCGAGGCCATGCAGATCGCACTCTCAGAGGGGCGCACCAACGACTTCATCCTGCGTAACAAGCAGTACGACGTGATCCCCGCGCTGGCGCCGCGTTTCCGCAGTGCGCCCGACCACATCGATCGCATCCACCTGCGCGCGGCCAATGGCCGGATGGTGCCGCTCTCGGCTGTCGTCCGCGTCGTTCCGACCGTGGCGCCGGCGGAGCTGCATCACTACGACCTGCAGCGCTCGGCCACGGTGACGGCCAACCTGGCGCCGGGCGCGACGCTGGGCTACGTGCTCGACGAGATGGACAAGATCGCCGCCGAGGTGCTCCCCAAGGGATTCTCCACCTCGCTGAGCGGCGCATCACGCGAATTCCGCGAGTCTTCGGCGGCGCTTTATCTGACTTTCGCCTTCGCGCTGCTGTTCATCTATCTGATCCTCTCAGCGCAGTTCGAGAGCTTCATTCACCCGATGACGATTCTCTTCAGCGTGCCGATGGCCGTGCTCGGCGCGCTCGCGACGCTGGTGATTCTCTATTACGGCGGCGGGCTCATCGGGATGGATACAACGCCGTTCTCCATGAATCTCTACAGCCAGATCGGCATGGTGCTGCTGATCGGCCTGGTGACGAAGAACTCGATTCTGCTGGTGGACTATGCCAACCAGGCCCGCGCCCACGGCAAGGATATGCTCGAAGCCATCATCGGTGCCGGCCTGACACGCTTCCGGCCGATCCTGATGACGGCGGTGACCTCGATTCTGGGTTCGCTGCCGCTGGCGATTGCCACCGGCGCCGGCGGCGAGTCGCGGCGCCCCATCGGTGCGGCCGTGGTGGGCGGATTGACCTTCTCGACGATCTTCACGCTCATGGTGATTCCTGTGGTGTACCGCCTGCTGGTAGAGCTGGCCGAGCGCTTTGGCATCAACACCGTTCCGCCGGCGATCGAGCTTGGCGAGTTCGAAGAACTGCCCTCGGAATCTTCAGAAGCCCCGGACGCCGGGGAAGAAACAGCCACAGATTCGGGTAAGCTCGAGTAG